A region of Rhinoraja longicauda isolate Sanriku21f chromosome 1, sRhiLon1.1, whole genome shotgun sequence DNA encodes the following proteins:
- the lrrtm1 gene encoding leucine-rich repeat transmembrane neuronal protein 1: MDFLLVGLSLHWLLRKPSASVVCVLGALLEMLPAADSVCAQQCRCDGKLVYCESQSLGEMPGNLSGVQGLSLRYNSLSELHDDQFAGLLQLTWLYLDHNHIYSVDPNAFQGLRRLKELVLSSNQITQLPNGTFRPMPNLRHVQLSYNNLQSLEPDLFHGLRKLQTLHLRSNALKTIPVRIFQDCRSLEFLDVGYNQLQSLARNAFAGLLKLTELHLEHNDLVKVNFAHFPRLLSLRTLYMQWNKVIIVVNSLDWTWNHLEKLDLSGNEIEFIESYAFDVVPNLKILQLDSNRLTSIEQEILDSWKSLSSISLSGNSWECNRNICALATWLSNFKGHHEGSLLCASPVHTQGEEVLDAVHGFHICDDPITDMATESGVTMVAGTDQGVTAIRDASSMYATQDTTGVRTTELISATGVLSHDQQENTIHVHKVITGTMALLFSFLIVVLVLYVSWKCFPAGLRHMRQCFVTQRRKQKQQQTMHQMAAMSTQEYYVDYKPNHIEGALVIINDYGSCSCHQQPARECEV, from the coding sequence ATGGATTTCCTTCTTGTGGGTCTCAGTCTACACTGGCTCCTGAGAAAGCCTTCAGCGTCGGTTGTGTGTGTGCTGGGCGCCCTGCTGGAAATGTTACCCGCCGCTGACAGTGTCTGTGCCCAGCAGTGCCGCTGCGATGGGAAGCTGGTGTATTGCGAGTCGCAGAGCCTGGGCGAGATGCCGGGCAATCTATCGGGGGTACAGGGTCTGTCGCTCCGATACAACAGCCTGTCCGAACTGCACGATGACCAGTTCGCCGGCTTGCTGCAGCTCACGTGGCTCTACCTCGACCACAATCACATCTACTCGGTGGACCCCAATGCCTTCCAAGGTCTGCGCCGGCTCAAGGAGCTGGTGCTCAGCTCCAACCAGATCACCCAGTTGCCCAACGGCACGTTCAGGCCCATGCCGAACCTGCGGCATGTGCAGCTGTCCTACAACAACCTGCAGAGCCTGGAGCCCGACCTGTTCCACGGACTGCGCAAGCTGCAAACGTTGCACTTGAGGTCCAATGCACTCAAGACAATACCGGTCCGAATCTTCCAGGACTGCCGGAGCCTGGAGTTTCTGGACGTCGGATACAATCAGTTGCAAAGCCTGGCGCGGAATGCGTTCGCCGGCCTGTTGAAACTGACTGAACTCCACTTGGAGCACAATGACTTGGTGAAAGTAAACTTCGCTCACTTCCCACGGCTGTTGTCTCTGAGAACCCTCTACATGCAGTGGAATAAAGTCATCATTGTGGTGAACTCATTAGATTGGACTTGGAACCATCTAGAAAAACTGGACCTCTCCGGAAATGAGATTGAGTTTATTGAATCTTATGCCTTTGACGTTGTGCCTAACCTGAAGATACTTCAGTTGGATTCGAACCGCCTAACCAGCATCGAGCAGGAAATTCTGGACTCCTGGAAATCCCTCTCTAGCATCAGCCTTTCTGGGAACAGCTGGGAGTGCAATCGGAATATATGTGCTTTGGCCACCTGGCTGAGCAATTTTAAGGGGCATCACGAAGGCAGCTTGTTGTGTGCCAGCCCTGTCCACACCCAGGGCGAGGAGGTACTCGACGCCGTGCATGGCTTTCACATATGTGACGACCCTATCACAGACATGGCGACAGAGTCAGGCGTGACCATGGTGGCGGGCACAGACCAAGGTGTGACAGCAATCAGAGATGCTTCCAGCATGTACGCCACGCAGGACACTACGGGAGTGAGAACCACGGAGTTGATCAGTGCCACCGGCGTGCTTTCTCACGACCAGCAGGAAAATACCATTCACGTTCACAAAGTGATCACGGGCACCATGGcgctcctcttctcctttctgatCGTGGTGCTGGTGCTGTACGTCTCATGGAAGTGCTTCCCCGCTGGCCTGAGGCACATGAGGCAGTGCTTTGTGACACAGCGCCGCAAGCAGAAACAGCAACAAACTATGCATCAGATGGCCGCCATGTCCACACAGGAGTACTACGTGGACTATAAACCCAATCACATCGAGGGCGCTCTGGTTATCATCAATGATTACGGATCCTGTTCTTGTCATCAACAGCCAGCCAGGGAATGTGAAGTCTGA